From one Magnolia sinica isolate HGM2019 chromosome 18, MsV1, whole genome shotgun sequence genomic stretch:
- the LOC131232460 gene encoding tobamovirus multiplication protein 2A produces MACRGCLECLLKLLNFLLAVSGLAMVGYGIYLLVEWKKYSDVDPVSPVGAEDLEFITLGRPMLLVASLSTSILDKLPRAWFIYLFIGVGVILFVISCFGCIGAVTRNGCCLTCYSVLVILLILAELGCAAFIFFDHSWKETIPIDKTGDFDMIYSFLEKNWKIAKWVALGAVVLEALTFLLALIVRAANRPADYDSDDEYSAPRPNIRQPLINRQGAPTTGVPVAGGLDQRPSRNDAWSTRMREKYGLDTSEFTYNPTESNRYQQGAAPPAEEKRRCIIM; encoded by the exons ATGGCGTGCAGAGGGTGCTTGGAATGCCTCTTGAAGCTTCTGAATTTCCTGCTTGCAGTCAGCGGATTGGCAATGGTGGGTTACGGGATCTATTTGTTGGTCGAATGGAAGAAGTATTCTGATGTCGATCCAGTCTCGCCCGTGGGTGCAGAGGATCTTGAATTTATAACTCTCGGTCGGCCGATGCTGCTGGTCGCATCTCTATCGACGAGTATTCTCGACAAGCTTCCGAGAGCTTG GTTCATTTACTTATTTATCGGCGTTGGAGTTATTCTCTTTGTCATATCTTGTTTTGGTTGTATTGGAGCAGTAACTAGGAATGGATGCTGCCTGACCTGT TATTCTGTACTGGTGATCTTGTTGATCTTAGCAGAGCTAGGATGTGCAGCTTTCATATTCTTTGACCACAGCTGGAAAGAG ACAATTCCAATTGACAAAACTGGAGATTTTGACATGATCTACAGTTTCTTGGAGAAGAACTGGAAAATAGCCAAATGGGTCGCTCTAGGAGCTGTTGTTTTGGAG GCGTTAACATTCTTGTTAGCTCTTATTGTAAGGGCAGCCAACAGGCCAGCAGACTATGACAGTGATGATGAGTACAGTGCCCCTAGGCCCAACATCCGTCAGCCATTGATAAACAGGCAAGGTGCTCCAACAACTGGGGTGCCGGTAGCTGGGGGCCTAGATCAGCGTCCAAGCAGGAACGACGCGTGGAGTACACGGATGAGGGAAAAG TACGGGCTCGATACCTCCGAATTCACATACAACCCCACGGAGTCAAACAGGTATCAACAGGGAGCCGCACCACCGGCAGAAGAAAAGAGGCGATGCATCATAATGTGA